GGAAGCCGAGCGCCTGCCAGAGGTGTACGGCCGACTCGTTGGTCTCGACGACGGCATTGAACTGGATCGACCGGAACCCGGACCGCCCGGCCCAGGCGATCATGTCCTCGCCGAGCGCCCGCCCGACGCCGCGACCACGGGCCTTGCCGTCGACCATGAAGCTCGCGCTGGCCACGTGCGCGCCGGGGCCGGGCTTGTTCGGGTACATGTTCGCGCTGCCGAGAACGGTGCCGTCGGCATCGACCGCGACCGTGGTCCGGCTCAGCGGCGAGCTGGACGGTGTCATCCAGATCGCCCGGGCCTGCTCCTCGGTCAGCTCCGGGTCATACGTGTACGTCTCGCGCGCGGTGACGATGTCGTGGAAGAACGGCCAGATGGCCGGCCAGTCGGCAGCGGTCGCGGATCTGATCTCAACACTCATGATGGGAGAAGCATCACCCGGTGTTCACGGGAAGCCAAGCAGATTACGGATAGGCTGTCTGGGGATGAGCAAATCTGTGATCCAGGGGCTGCCGCGCTGGACGCTGGTCGTGCCGGCGCTCGCGTTTCTCGACCTCGTGCTGTCCTGGCACCGCGATCTGGGCGCGGTGCTGCTGATCCTGGTCTGCGCCGGGCTGGGCGCCGCGGTGTTCGCCGCCGTCCACCACGCGGAGGTCGTCGCGCACCGGGTCGGCGAACCGTTCGGTACGCTGATTCTCGCGCTCGCGGTGACGATCATCGAGGTCGCGCTGATCGTCACGCTGATGGCCTCGGCCGGCGGGGACAAGGCGGCGACGCTGGCCCGGGACACCGTGTTCGCGGCGGTGATGATCACTTCGAACGGCATCCTCGGGCTGGCGCTGGTCGTCGGCTCGCTCCGGCATCGCGTGCAGACGTTCCGGGTCCAGGCGTCGTACTCGGCGTTGTCGGTGATGACCGCGCTGGTGACGCTGAGCCTGGTCCTGCCGACGTTCACCACGAGCGCGCCAGGCCCGCAGTTCAGCTCGGCGCAGCTCGCGTTCGCCGGTGTCACCTCCCTGGTGATGTACGGCGTCTTCGTGTTCATCCAGACGATCCGGCACCGGGACTACTTCCTTCCGGCCGGCGCCGACGGTGACACCGACGAGGACGAGGAACATCACGCCGCGGCGCCGAGTTCGGCGACCGCGCTGCTCAGTCTCGGCATGCTGCTGGTCTGTCTGGTGTCGGTGGTCGGGCTCGCCAAGACCGTCTCACCGAACCTCGAGTCCGCGGTGGAGACGGCCGGGCTGCCGCTCCCGGTGGTCGGTGTCGTGATCGCGCTGCTGGTGCTGCTGCCGGAGACGATCGCCGCGGTGCGGGCCGCACTGCGGGACCGTCTCCAGACCAGCCTCAACCTGGCGCTCGGCTCGGCCCTGGCCAGCATCGGCCTGACCATCCCGGCGATCGCGATCGCCTCCATCTGGCTGAAGGGGCCGCTCGTGCTCGGCCTCGGCGGCAAGGAGATGGTGCTGTTCGCGCTGACGGTCGTGACCGGTCTGTTCACGCTCTCCACCGGCCGGGCCACGCTGCTCCAGGGTGCTACTCACCTCGCCGTGTTCAGCGCGTTCCTGTTCCTCGCGGTAAGCCCCTGAGGTACTCGGCGACCGCCTGCCGGCCACCGTGTTCGGCCCAGCTCAGCGCGGTGCCGTGATAGTTGGGATCGCGTAGTTCGGGGTCGGCGCCGAGCTCGATCAGCTTCCGGACGGTCGCCAGCTGACCGTTCAGGGCCGCGCGATGGATCGGCGCGGCACCGGAACAGACCTGGACCAGGTCGAATCCGAGCCGCTGCAATGGTTCCAGCGCCTCGGTCCGGCCGATCTCGGCGGCGCGTACGGGCAGGTCCGGCCGGCGCGCCACCGCACGGGCAGCCAACTCGGGCTCGACCTCCGTCGTCTCGCCACGCATCGCCGCCGCGTACACCTCGTGCAGCTGGTCCAGTGGTGCCGCACCGCGGGCGCGGAGCAACTCGGCGATCTCCGTGTGCCCTTGAACCGCTGCCAGCTCGTACGGCCGGTCGCCGCCGAACACCGGGTGCTTCGTACCGACGCCCTCCGGGTCGGTGCCTTGGGCAAGTACCAGCTCGACCCGATGCAACAGGCCGGCCGACGACGCGAACAGCAGCTCGTCCTCTAGCAGTTGCTGTGGCGTCGGATGCGCGGTTGTCATCCGCTCGTGCCACGGACCGCCGTCACCTCGGCCGAGGCCGTATTCGAGCAGGAGCTCCAGGTGTACGTCGTCGTACGGCGGCGGACAGCCGGGACCGCAGTTGTACATGGTCTGGCTGTCGTTCGCGTCGGCGCCCGCGTCGAGGAGGAGCCGCGCGAGCTCGACCCGGTCGCGGTGTGGCGGCTGATCGCCCTCGCCCCGCCCGAACACGCCGGTGAGCGCGGTGAACGGCGAGGGCAGGCCCTGCCAGAGATAGCCCGCGTTCGGGTCCGCGCCGTTCGCCAGCAGCAGGTGGGCGATTTCGAGCTGGTTCGGCGCGTCGAGGCGACTGTACGTGAGGTACAGCAAGGGTTCCCAGCGGTACGGTCCACCTTCGACGGCCGATTGCGCCAAGTTGGCGCGTACGCCGTCCAGGTCGCCCGCGACGACCTGGGTGTAGATGTTGCTTCGGGCAATGTCCGGGAACCGGTCGAGCAACGCTCTTGCGGACTGCTGCCGGGCCGGATCGTCCTGCCCGTAGTGCAGCGTGGCCAGCCGGAGGAACTCGTCGGCGCGCTGCTCCGGCGTGTCGAGCGGGCCACCGACGGACTGTCGGTGCGGCCAACGACTGTACCGGTCGACCAGCTCCAGATGGCGGACGATCCGCGGCCAGCTCGGGAAGCCATAGCTACGGGCGATCACCAGTTGGGCATCGGCCAGCGTCAGCACCGGATGGAACTCGCCGGCCAGCGCGAGCGCGGCGCCGTCGCCGGCGCGGACGTTCTTGAGCAGGGACTTGGCCTGACCGCGCAGATGGTCCAGGTGCGGGTCGTCCGGAAGGTTTCGGGTCGGCATCGCCGACCTCCTCTCTACGAGCCTGCTGTCCGCGTCGTCAGGCGAGAAAGGAGGTGAATCGAGGTCACACGGCGTCAAGCATTCAGGTGGGCTGAGCCCTTCCCGCGGACCGGTGGCGCCCTGCGCGCCTCCGTCGAGAGTAGCTCACAGCGGCTTTTCCATCCACCACTCGGTGAACTCGTGCGCGCGGTCCTTGTCCAGCCGGATCACCCAGAGGTTGCTGAACTCGGACGGCGGATTCGTCAGATAGGTGGTCCAGCCGCGGACGAACCCGACCCCGTCACCGAACCCGAGCACCTCGTACTCGAACGTCGTCTCACCGGGGCCGTCCGCGACCTCGAGCCAGGCGCTGACGATCGCGTCCCGGCCGAGTACCGGCGGTTCGTCCGGACGCCGGTACCAGGCGGCGTCCTCGGTCCAGAGCGCGGCGACGTGCGCGGGATCGTTGCTCTCCCACGCCTTCCGGTAGCGCTCGACCCACCGGTCGAGGTCCTTCTCCTTCATGCGCTGACCCAGCACGTCATGCCGCCATCCTGCCCCAGCCGAGACCCAGATCACGTCAAGGCGTACTTGAACATGTTCAAAACGTCGGCGTACGGTCGGTGGCAACAGAATTGAACGTGTTCAAGAAGTGGGGACGAGAATGAACCTGACGGTGACGACGTACCTGATCTACCTGCTGATCGCGGTGCCGCTGA
The genomic region above belongs to Kribbella solani and contains:
- a CDS encoding GNAT family N-acetyltransferase, with amino-acid sequence MSVEIRSATAADWPAIWPFFHDIVTARETYTYDPELTEEQARAIWMTPSSSPLSRTTVAVDADGTVLGSANMYPNKPGPGAHVASASFMVDGKARGRGVGRALGEDMIAWAGRSGFRSIQFNAVVETNESAVHLWQALGFRIIGTVPETFDHAKLGYVGLHVMYRPLQS
- a CDS encoding calcium:proton antiporter, with the protein product MSKSVIQGLPRWTLVVPALAFLDLVLSWHRDLGAVLLILVCAGLGAAVFAAVHHAEVVAHRVGEPFGTLILALAVTIIEVALIVTLMASAGGDKAATLARDTVFAAVMITSNGILGLALVVGSLRHRVQTFRVQASYSALSVMTALVTLSLVLPTFTTSAPGPQFSSAQLAFAGVTSLVMYGVFVFIQTIRHRDYFLPAGADGDTDEDEEHHAAAPSSATALLSLGMLLVCLVSVVGLAKTVSPNLESAVETAGLPLPVVGVVIALLVLLPETIAAVRAALRDRLQTSLNLALGSALASIGLTIPAIAIASIWLKGPLVLGLGGKEMVLFALTVVTGLFTLSTGRATLLQGATHLAVFSAFLFLAVSP
- a CDS encoding ankyrin repeat domain-containing protein; the protein is MPTRNLPDDPHLDHLRGQAKSLLKNVRAGDGAALALAGEFHPVLTLADAQLVIARSYGFPSWPRIVRHLELVDRYSRWPHRQSVGGPLDTPEQRADEFLRLATLHYGQDDPARQQSARALLDRFPDIARSNIYTQVVAGDLDGVRANLAQSAVEGGPYRWEPLLYLTYSRLDAPNQLEIAHLLLANGADPNAGYLWQGLPSPFTALTGVFGRGEGDQPPHRDRVELARLLLDAGADANDSQTMYNCGPGCPPPYDDVHLELLLEYGLGRGDGGPWHERMTTAHPTPQQLLEDELLFASSAGLLHRVELVLAQGTDPEGVGTKHPVFGGDRPYELAAVQGHTEIAELLRARGAAPLDQLHEVYAAAMRGETTEVEPELAARAVARRPDLPVRAAEIGRTEALEPLQRLGFDLVQVCSGAAPIHRAALNGQLATVRKLIELGADPELRDPNYHGTALSWAEHGGRQAVAEYLRGLPRGTGTR
- a CDS encoding YybH family protein — protein: MKEKDLDRWVERYRKAWESNDPAHVAALWTEDAAWYRRPDEPPVLGRDAIVSAWLEVADGPGETTFEYEVLGFGDGVGFVRGWTTYLTNPPSEFSNLWVIRLDKDRAHEFTEWWMEKPL